DNA sequence from the Antedon mediterranea chromosome 7, ecAntMedi1.1, whole genome shotgun sequence genome:
CGtcattaaatgtttattatacgtcatTGACACAAAATTGTTCTTGTAAtgtattttagttttaaataaatctaAGATACCATCATAATCATTTCtatagaaaattattttttttttaaagtaaatttttgCCGTACTTGTCAACCATATTGTTATAACTACCGGTTCAGGCCAAAGTTACTGCACAAGTGATTTTATTCATTCAGATTATATTCTACGTTTTAAAAAGTAATGGCCTTCACGCGTTCCCAATCAAGTTTGCTATTTTCGGCGTTCCATATTTGAGATCTTGTTACCATgtattttcagttttttttaaatacaatttgaaaCTCTCGTATCTTTAAGATAATTTTACCTTAAAGGGATTTTCCATTATTGCTGTAAACAAAATACTCAATCATTCCAAATATCACGTAAATGTTTTGGGTAAGTTGTTGAATTTCATTTTACGTATAATGTATAAAAGAGTACAGCACTCTCAattcaaaatgttgatataagaaagcttttagaaatttgatGTATTATATAGTAGATTGCCAACGGTACTATTAGATTCTGTATTAGGTGTTCATTTTGTTCTGTCAATATGAAACTTTGCTAATAAAGGATACATCATCAGAAAGTTACATTGTATGTTTACCGtttaaattatacagtaatttgtaCCGTTCACACGTattcaattttataataaataaataaacttcaaGTAATGTCGATCGTGttagtgataaaaaaaaagaatgcaCTTATATACACCACCCGATTCTGTGGCTGTCAGCAGACTCTATTTGGAAGACTGTTGCCAGTCTACTAGATATATAACTAACTGTATTAAGTACTTTTAATACACGATATCTCTGTCATTAGGTTCCTATCTAGAGACAATGTATAACGTTAGGCCTATATGTGTATTCAATATCAAGTCCACacggatagttcaaattacacagcaATAATCAccattcttttgtacacaaatgttgtaaatagaaagacattttttaaaaactttgaaaaataaacggtgtggtaaaaatgttatcagatcaGATAATCAgataatataacttgaattggacgtttctggtatttttattcaattcatgctatagcaaaaattatccaccgtatatccaccatcttttttcatcttctagggagtcaccagacatttTATTACATAGGTTAAACTACTTAACTACTAAAAAAAGTCTTTCAGGTTTAAGGCCTATAGCGCAAAATTTTGTATATTACCACTATAAGGGAAATCAATGTTATTTTCgccttgatttctgttacaaatatttgaattatgTGCATTTAACCAGATATTATCTTTAAAAATCATGTACCTAAGctttaacattattaaatgaCACGTTGTTGGGTCTTTAAGGTAACTCTCTAAATAGGTGTTCTATTGTACTCGTTTTGAAGGGAAATTCACAACAGTACAATTGAACTTATAATCTGTTTACTTACAGTAGCAATGtagattattaaattaaaaaatatatatatatactgtgcTGTAATAATATTGAACGTTGAATAAAATggtaatgtaattattattatgttgtctTGATAGTTATTACAATAATGCAattcaatttgaaaaaaaaaatgattagatatgataatgatttttaaaatagttgTATGATGATTAAATTTGGTTGATGTTTGTGCAAAAATGGAGCTTTCCGGAGtggatttaaattatataatatttaagaCGTTTTGTTGGATCGATCTAGTACGACTTATACAAAGCATGCTTATTTAACTTGGTAAATTCTCGGTCGGTATCAATAATTGCGTACAGTATCATGGACAAGTTTTGTGACATGTGTCGCCTATATTTATAGGCCATATGTCTAATCCCAAACTTAACATTACCATCAGGCGGCATGTGTGTGATACTGTATTAAGGATTTTGCCTATCTGACAGTAATATGTCACATAATGCCATAATGTGGAGATAGAACGAATTTCAACGAtgtattgcatttattattgccAGTTAGAAAATCGAATTAGCATTAGTAAATGCCACTAGATGCGCTCAGATTTAGGGCGAGTTCGGGTAATGTAAATATCTTACAATGGTGCATTTCTTAAGTCAGGCCTTAGGAACTTTTGATTGACGCAGATTCATAGACCAATGATAGTCAACCTTTCAGAAGGTAAACATACATTGCCCCTAGAGTAGCATGGACTTACATGGGTTGAATATTAATCACATTACAATTAGTTTTGTCTAATACAGTTTATACATTTTGCAGTCTAGAATGTGTTTTGAGAATTCAATTCTTAGAAGCGATAGCGCATTTGATGATTTTAAAGGAGTACTATACTCATTCTTGTATTTATTCGATCTTACCACACAGGAAAAAATGGCGAAATGCTTCCTACTTTTTCTAGGAGTTGCATCagtatattgttttgacaactcttataacatgaccacagtgctgattttgccatttgcCTACACATACCACAATAATACTTTTGTCTAATAAACGAAATTCATTTCATAATCTCGTGTTTAGGAAATTATAAATGCGGTACCATTATGTTATTTAAAGCGAATGTGACAATGGTTTCATTTAATAAACTGCTATGATCCATATCCGATTCAAAACCATGTCGAGGGCGTGTATTTCCTTTATTAAATTCGGTCTGATAGTGATCTTTCCACAAATAGTTTACCTTACGCATTTTACTGAAATGTAAAacctaattttttatttttattatcttaGACCTACAACCTCTTTGATGAACAGATGCCCATATTATACACATTATTAAACAGTCtcctataaaataattttactttattttaagcAACTTTAGTATtgccggggggggggggggggtggggacGAGGAAAAACAGCGCCCTCGACGGCCTGTATTATAGAAAAATGAGCCCCCCCCCCTACTATCGACATATTTCAACaaattttatgattttaaataatgatGAGTGATTGCTATACAAACAGACTTAAACAAAGTTGATACGGTTAGTGGGCGTTTACATCAAGTAGAAGTTCCGAGTATCGGTTAATCGATACATTGATTATAATGTAACTAATTCTTACAGACTTTATTATCACCTTTTTACCGTTCTGCTTCACGTACTGTATGTGACACCAATCTTGCTACCTCCGGCTTAGACACTTGATTATCTTTACAACAGCAACGTAATAAAAACCGACGTATTTTAGGATAATGGAATTAAGTTACATCATTTTGATTATGTATTGGTAGCTTGTAcgtttaaattgatttttaaaatgtctaaGAGAAAATGAATTTACATACAAGTCAACTCGTTTACTGTCATGCAATGATCTCTTTGTATTCCTATCATCGTTTTATGCTATTTAAAATCAGTCATGTCCatgtaaattttaaatatttgcatttaaaCTATTCTAAATAATTAACAAACGTCTATTCTGCTTAATGCTAGTAGATTTTCTCTTTTAACATCTGTGTGTATGTTAGGTTTATCAACTATACAGGATTTTATTAGATTGTTTTGTACAGTTCATCGGATAGCCATCGGTATTTAGTAGAAGGGGGGCAATGTATTTTGATACGTCACATGTTAAATGAACATTAAATACGTTTCTACCAACATGCCTACACTGATCAGTTCACCTAATCCGTGAATAGGACAGGCATCAAAACCCAAAGTCCACCTCCGTTTTCAGTTCTGCTCTTTATTATATTCATGTAGCCTACACgttacatataataataagcGTTAATTAAGGTTATTAAAAAAGGTTATTTTTACACAATGTTTTCAATAAAACACAATTTGTATCTTAGAAGAAAAACAAGTACGCTTTTAACGTGTTTAGAACATCTTCACGTAGAATCATCCAATTCCGTCGCCAGAATATCCGAGAAAATCGTAGTTGAAAAGATTGAATGGTCATTAGAGGgcataattaacactaaaagTACACACAGTGagctataattaatatattcacTACCGTGTTGTTTTTACTAAACTCGGCATTTCATCTATTATTACTCTTTGGTGGTTTACGTCAATTACTGACGCTCCGTCATATACCAGGAAAGAGTATAATTCACTATTCCATGGACatacagataattaattatgTTACTACAATATTACCTATATAATACAACAACTTACATAAATGAGAAAAGTTCGATGTAACGGATGTAATTTAATTGGCGTGAACCCGGTATAAAGTGTTCTTCTatctatatatgtatataaacacatcaggcacagaacattaattctaaaccgcccggtgatataggcctactgaaatttaattaattaatttgaaacgacccaaccgagacttgaacccggaaccttctgcttgatatgcagatgtttAAACCATTAGATCACTGGGACTTTCATGGTATTgctcaaacaatatatttattttgtgtttgttttttccAAGGGTTTTACCTGACAAGTTTTACTTCTTGTAAAATCCTCCTattaattgtatatttattcttttttttattgttattttctatgcaccatttatataataaaatgtttatgaatgaatgaaataaagtgTTTCAAACTGTTTTTAATGTTTCCTTCACAATGAATATATTCTTAGGCGTGAGAAGTGGAATGGAACGTTGTATTTATTCGTCAGTTACCTTGAGAGAAGTAGTATCAGATGGTATGTTACTGTGATTATAAGGCTTCATCTTGCTAGATTATGAATGTGTGCTCAAACTTATAAATATATGGTACTAAGTGATGTATAGTGTTGGTTAAAGTTGGTTAAAACATGTCTTTGGAGTACTTAAAACCGACACAAAACGGATATATCTATATTAGCAAAGATGCAAAAACTATCTTGAGATAACGACGTCATTTAAAGTTAGGAATTGCATTAGTTAATTGACTTCATTTAAGCTACCTTAACACTtatgacaaaattcatttttagaCGTCGGCTTGGTTTTTTCACGTGCTAAATTCTAGTTTATTTAAACTGGCAAGCAATTTCATCATGGTTTTTTTGCAAGAGGGCGATGTATACTTTGTTGTTCACGTCATCTATAAAAATTACAGGCCAGTATGATAGGTTAGTAATTGTAATAAGTGTGAGAGAGTCAGTGATGAAGTAAAGTAAAAGTGgagagcaaaaaaaaaacaacaaaaaaacggAACCTAAATCTGTGGAAGGTATAATCATAAAAAACGAAACACAATCAAAGTTTAACGTTTCCTTATGAATCTACCCATGGTGAAATACTCCATGATCTACCCAATTCTCGgtactaggcctatatctatatttcTCCGGTCATAGGATGGTAATATAACATCAAATGTGTTTCACAACACActttacatgatacaggcaccacatgtgatgcaAATGAGATAATGTATTACTAAATATTCTTGATACTGAGCCAATGGTAGTATATTGAGATACAGCAGTGAGAATTGGATAACGAATCTAagataaatttttatttttaatctgcAGTTACAGTTGGACTTTAGCATCATAATGAGGAATATTTACCCAGCCCTATGATAGCCCAGAGCTTCGGATTCTGCCAATATTCATCACTGTAGGGAAGACACACGATAAGGTGAGTatgtgaaataaatgttataattgtTCTGCTATATCATGGTTTCTATGCTCCTAATTCTGCAGTTTTAAGTGGTAATATACTACTCTCAGGCCTACTACTTTTGCCAAACTATTAACCTCTAGGTGACCACAATATTACGTAATGTTTTGTCGATAAGTGTTTCTTGCTGTCCAGCGGTAAATGAAATAACGTTTACCGTGTTTTGTCTTTTGTCACCTTGTGGATATTACTTCCCATTATTTCCATTTTCATTCAAGATATTAAAATCATAGTCTTCATTATGGTGTACGATATATAACTGAcgtttataaaaattatttatatatattactgCGAAAATATTAGTACCGGGGAAAATACAATACTATTGGGATGTTCTCTaacaaaacagtttttttttgcattgtcTATATTTGCgctagccgagtggttaggacacttgactatCATGCAGCACACAGGCCCCCCAGTCTACTCACCTGATTACcccctggttgaaaatactacgGCATGAAAAGGAATTGGCCTTCCAACCACATAATGCTGAGTTAGAGTCTTGTACAGTGAGCAGAGCTCTGTTCATAATGGTTGAGACTAACTTTTACTTTACTCTTTTATTCCAAAGCTTATCAgggaattttaaattataaaaacaatggtGGACTGTAAACAGATTGGCAGTAAATTCTCAGTGACATTCCTGTATGTGACTAGCATATTCGTTTTGGtaaattatgattaaaattatttataagaaCAACAATTAACATCACAATTGTCAGTTTGGTGgtataaaatatagaaatagatcagtataaaataatagtacagATATTGTAGTTATCCATTTATTATAcgaagaataataataatgtgtttattctTCTACAAAGTACGGTATTACCTCATCTATAAGTATAGCTTAATTACATTTCAAGTGATTAGTAATAAATGGGAAATTCCGAAATAAAGCCAATGATGTAAAGTTCAAATTGTTCggcaaataaacattttttatctgTACTATTGATCCGTGTAGAGTTACTCGATACCTATAgtgtttacatttaaaattaagaaTTTTCAATTTCACTACTTCCATTTAACGCTGACTAGGGACTCGTTCATACGATAATTCTTAGATTTACAACGACCTCCGCGGCAAAAAGGCTTGTTTTCCACTgacacgcaacgcaaggacttcagcgcaacgcaagtaattttaccaaaagcgatggattattaaaaaaatatcgcttgtcattggtcaactatAGCTTgcgtgagaaccaagcttaagtaatAACCCCAGATTACCATGAGTATCacttttgtcggggaatatttcaaactgaatatattttttataaatgaaatattatacgTAATTGAGATGAAGAAAACCGAAGGCTGCCTATATCCATGAATAAAGACGGCGtgaacataggcctactgtatgtcaataaaatgttatttaatggTTTTGTTTTTAGCTTGCAGGAATAGCTACACTCAGCGTTGGAATATGGCTTTTCACGGTATCTGATAACATTTCATACCTTCTTGATGAAGTTACGTTATTTGTGGTCGCCATTATGACAATAGTAGTGGGCACGTTATCAATTCTTGCCGGCTTATTTGGTTTTTACGGTAAttcaagaaaaaataaatacatcatAATAACGGTAATTCTTTTTCAATAGGCTAttcaagatgtattgtcccctgaaaaataagaataataattcttaacatttttgttgaatatgccattttaatgtaacataatagttattcactttgaacaaaaatttgattaaaaaaaaatgtatttacctgaaaaaactgtaatttagaGCAAAAGTGTTCACATTGGTGGGGTGGGTTGCCAGTCAgtaggtttttggttgaattttatcatttattttctcAATTTATAggtgaaaaaattattttttttccattttttttctatggaagtgattaactttattaaaactacgaAATAAcgtattcaaagtctgattttaatcgttatttttcatgtttttgggggacaatacatctttaaaatacttttcaacGTGTAAACTAATCGATTCATATATTGGTATCTTAAAGGGACTGTTATATTGCTTTAGTTTTTATTGTTACGCCACTGTATTTTGTTTCAGTATGCGATCGTGGTAGCTTTTATCATTTCTGTAGAGTTTGGCGCAGGAGTCACAGCGCTGGTTTATCAAGATAAGGTAGGTAGATAAGCCTAATATCATAGGCATAATCaatatttatcaaattttagAACCATGCCTTTGGACACCGCATGAGGGGCAAGGATTTAACATTACGATCAAGCCCcggggacacttctattaaggggacatttgtTGGGTCGATCCAGAATGTGTCCCCTACGAAGTTATGTATTTAGATTGCAATGAGTAATTCAATTCCAATTTCTTATATCTTGGAAAAAAATCATCCATAATATAGGAtacttctccatctacaatacattttttagttatAGAGCACTATGCTTGACCAAACGTAAACTGAACGATTTTCAGAAAATGAAAAACGTGTCAGAGTCGTCTTCCGTTCCGTTATTTTGAATACCAGTAGCCTATAACAATATATTGGCCATCCTTTTTTGCAATTCTATCATATTTCCAGGTACGCTATGAGTTAGAAGATAATCTAGAGTATATGATTCGGTATGAATACACCACATCATACCGTGTAACAGAAGCGAAATCGGCTATAGATTATCTCCAAAATGAAGTAAGATTTTTACATTGCTTATATAAACAGATAATTGTGTTTAAAATAGATAAACAGTACTTATAGTACAGCTTTATCAGTTATTTCATGATTCATCGCGACGTATGTACATTTAATCTCTAGTGTAAGTGTTGTGGAGCTGATGGCCCTATAGATTGGTACCAATCAGCGTATTATTGGGATACAGGGAAGAAGGTTCCGGAATCCTGCTGTGCCCAAGGAAAAGATTGCGTGGACGATTCCTCGTATCGTAGTAGCGGCATTTACCAGGAGGTGAGTTTGACCAAGGCAATCTGACAAGATgatgagctccggagatcaaaggggtTATCCGTGACTGCGACAGTTCCACAccctgttacgagttcctatcttggtaAGGCGAGCTCACTGTCCTCGTTAGATTGCCTTCGTTTGACAATGGAAATAAAATTTATTCTTAAACGTCATCGTTAATATTTCTATGGTATTATATCTTTAGTGTAAAAAAATAGAGTTTATAAATCTATTGATATgcctattttaaaatcaatccAATCAAATCGACATGaacattattgatgttattAGGCCTACCGTTATTACCGATTTCTTGATAAATGTTTGTTTAGGGATGTACGGTTAAAGGAGGCGACTGGATGCAAGAAAACTTGGTTGTAGCCGGAGCAACCTGCTTAGCGATTATACCTGTCCacgtaagtaggcctactattgcaAAATATCTTCTATTCCCTTTAAATATTTGTGATGGcattgtagattccaaaatgaTATAGAAGGTCAAAAAACCAGATATCCTTtattctaaattaaataaaaaatgacattGAATTGCGGTAAGTAATGTAAGTGGATTCGGTATGCgtttttaaagcttggttcccacatgGACAACGTtggcgcaacgcaagtgagttgaccaatcacatgcgaCAGTACGGATGACCTGGGTTTATGTCTAAGTGCAAATCAAGCTTTAGTACTGTCATTCAAAACTAGGAAAATGTGATAATCCCGTTGGTCTCATACTCTTTTGTAGAGGTTTAGATTTCAAATGTGTTGTTTACTTCGACCAAAATGTACatttattcttctttttttaattctCTGCAGGGAATTGCTATACTGGCGGTGGTATGTTTTCGGTGGTTAGTTCCAACAGACCTCAGCAGATTACTATGATAACGCCTCGTGTTTACCTATTAAGCAAGTTCCCCACCCTACTTAATTTcagttttgtaattttataacgatttttttttactatttccTATATTATACGAATGTACTTCATTATAGATATGGTGTGATATGCagattgttgaaatataactTTTAATGAATTGTAACTTTAATCGTTATAATagctttaataataatgtaaagcAGCAGTgtttacatatatttaatatgATATAGATAAACCTCTTGAATGGCACATTATAGTTTTGGAACAGCGCCCTCATGATGTATAGAACGGCACGAGTTCGAAGTTTGGATAGATGGCGTTTGTTTGCCCTTATCTATTTAAATCATGGAGGATGTTTAAATTGACTACCGTACCTAACCCAGCTTAAAATGTTTCCGTGGAAACAGTACCAAGACATCGGTACCGAAGGACGCGCTTTATACTAATACATGTATTTCtctttctttccttttttttcatacaataaaataataatacagtaataataataatatactaacaTATAGCGCacttttcatgaaaaaaaaacatgattaacCGGCGCTTtacataaaaatacatcaagacaaaattaaagaatatattttggAGAGACTGAATAGAAAGTGTAGTGTTCAAATTAGATTGAATTTGGTAGCTAAATAAACGCACTTTTATACATAAAAGCTTGTcactgaaacaaaaaaaataaatatgatactTGGTGTCTGCAGGGAGATGTAAACTATTTTACATTCTCTGGTGTCTGGCGGCGTTATTTTCGATTCATGACGCGTGTAAAAAGTAGATCACAACAAGACAGGAAAGAATATTTTTACTCTTCTCTGATTACaatcatacatttatttattttgggcTAAAAATTAAACTGACGTTTactatttcaaattaaatagttaattaattaatcttgCATCAATGAAATGTTATTAAGAAAAAGTAAGTTTACAGATATGTTTAGTAGCTGTTCTTGCTTTTAAGAGTTAGAGAAAATATTATGTACGTCTttgctattaaattttatttacattacatatgTGAAGTTATCTCTTAGTCCGATTTTCTGGATCGATGCACTATGAACGAATTTAGGAACTTTTTGGTTTCAGTTGTAGGCCTAGAGATCTGCCCCACCAAGATAATAATGACTAATTCAAAATGCCACATTTGAAAATGGTTGTGGGCGCTTCCAACGCGTGGTTCATTCAGAATCGAAAATCCAAGACAAATATTTCCCTTTTGTCGAAATTCTTTACGTAAACTACACGTTAACAATAGGTTCATTTTGCCTAATCAATAGACGTCCTTCGACCgaaaaaaatcattttgttttgtaaagCGTAGGTTTGTGTAATACAAACCTACGCGCTCGTTCCGCCTGAGTAGTTTAATTGACCAAAACCTGGGAGTGTCATCGAGGCGGTATTCAATCAAATTTCGAGTCGTAGTAAGTAAACATCGCTCTACGAAAACGGTAAGTTTCTGCTCATATTTAATTTACTTCTTTATTCATTATTCAAGAATATGTTATCAGTATTAATGTGGTAATGGTATTTATGTTGATGTTGTATCGAGCAATCCTTTCCGTCAATTGTCACTGTATGAATTTTTCGAATTGTTGACAGTACTTACGTACTGCGGAGATTCATAACGGCATACTGAGATTGACCTACTGTAGTTTACATATTGTACACTACTGTACACTACTGTACACTATATACTTTAACACactactgtatttcatttattgtttaCTGTTTGGTACATATGATGAAGATTGTATAGCTGCTGTGTTATGCTTTGACTACGAACGATTCCATCTTGTCACATTATGTATGTAAAGCCTGTTTTAATTTTAGTACAATAGTATTCCAACAAATCGATCAGCAAAACAAAAGCGAACAGTTTCGGTTGAATACGACGACTCGCTCTTCTTTATAGACCTATTATACGTTTTCTATTGCCACTTCTTTGTAAGAGAGTGTGACTATCATTCTTGCACAGGCAGAGTCGATCGGCTTTCTGGCGGGTTATTTATCATTTATGCTCTCGCTAACacctttaaacaaaacaaatgtatactctttttattctataaaaacTAGGATAAAgcatataattattaataataaaataagatcAACCAACTTGTTAGTTCAACTATCAGTGTCATTGTTTCCTTTTTTCTATTCATACATTCATCAGGTCCAATACATTTTTGGTAGAACCAATTTTCACTTCATTAAACGTTTAAAGAGCAAggatatgtaaaataaatatagtaatattttACAACTCATTGGAAAGAGGTCACCATCCATTGAGTTGTTTGAGAGATTCTCTATTGAAATAGTAGACTACAATCTACAATTACCAAACCAATCTTTTTCATTTCACTGGACTTATTTATACATAGAAATATTAGCACTTTTCCCCCAAAAAAAATCGGTGTGGTATGGGAGTGGACGAtaacaattatttgtttttgtatggCCTTATTtagcataaattaaaattgaacaaaaagaGATGATACAATGCTTGTGCGTTTGGATGAGAAATTGATGCTCAAATAGGAACTCACAACAGTGGTTGCTATAACAACAAGCTCGCGTTTTATAAACACTTCCTCAGTCTTATTTTGAAGATTtaagaattttaatttataacttCTTTTATTGTTCAACATTTAGGCCTAtcttatatttaataaatgtgcTGTGTTGAGAAATTTATATTCTataaatattgtactgtacttgCTAATATATCTTaggtatacattattttatagcTCCTGATAAAGTGATACTAAAACAGTCACTGACCTTGTCTTTAACTCATAaattacatacattttataTGCTGCAGTACCAgtaaatgttgttatttttctttttataggaACGGCGCAAACACAAAACTTTGccttcatattttaaattttcttcCCATAGGCCTATTACTCAAATCAAattgttgtaggcctaaattaGTATACGACGTGTATTTACGTATAAACCACGAGATACCGAAaaggctataggcctagtaagatGTCAGAGTGATCTTTatggttatacctccatgaatCGACTGACTATTTTTTCGACCTCTCTATATAAAAGAATTCGGTGATTAAAActtatgataggcctatatacttggtaaaaaatgttatccgATGACTAAAtaaaggtaatataacttgaatattacatttctgatatttttattcaacttcagatttttattttcatgctatagcaaaaattatccaccatatatctaccatcttttttcaccgtctagggagtcaccatacatgttattacattaggttaactacctaactactgaaaaaaagtcttcctcgtttttatggaagaattttgccaatatttgtatttgaccatattaagggaaaatcatgtttttttatcttgatttctgttacaaatattggatttatgtacaattatatttaaaattcatgcctgtacatGAGCTTTAACATAACGACCGAATGATAATGATGTATGTCATTCACTTTTGAACAATGTATGTTGAGCCAACGCCTAATTTCAGGGTCAATCAAAACTGCTATTCCATAATTCGAGAATCTGTTTTGGTGATTAAATAGAAAGAATGCATGACATAAGTAGCCCACGGGAGTCATACAAGTTAATGAGCAATGCATCTTTCCTAT
Encoded proteins:
- the LOC140055496 gene encoding tetraspanin-11-like → MVDCKQIGSKFSVTFLYVTSIFVLLAGIATLSVGIWLFTVSDNISYLLDEVTLFVVAIMTIVVGTLSILAGLFGFYGNSRKNKYIIITYAIVVAFIISVEFGAGVTALVYQDKVRYELEDNLEYMIRYEYTTSYRVTEAKSAIDYLQNECKCCGADGPIDWYQSAYYWDTGKKVPESCCAQGKDCVDDSSYRSSGIYQEGCTVKGGDWMQENLVVAGATCLAIIPVHGIAILAVVCFRWLVPTDLSRLL